From Alkalidesulfovibrio alkalitolerans DSM 16529, a single genomic window includes:
- a CDS encoding adenosylcobinamide-GDP ribazoletransferase, whose protein sequence is MSLVRDLRVALSFLSRLSPARTETPEVMARSLRAYPLAGLVIGLAATVPVWLGLLHGRPLPQGIAVVILSAVLTRGLHWDGLMDLADAWGSGARGERFFAIMKDSRVGAFGVLGCVAAFATQSALLAEVLAENAFGVAVFGFVLGRFAAVALAWRGKALARPGLGALALSGATPGALWFAGLCTLAAGLVLCPAPALFAGIALAAVCTAGLYALARVQGALNGDFLGAAIILSETALWLGYCLTT, encoded by the coding sequence ATGAGCCTTGTCCGCGACCTGCGCGTCGCCCTGTCCTTCCTCTCGCGTCTGAGCCCGGCCCGGACCGAGACGCCCGAGGTCATGGCCAGGAGCCTTCGCGCCTATCCCCTGGCCGGGTTGGTCATCGGCCTTGCGGCCACAGTCCCGGTCTGGCTCGGACTGTTGCACGGCCGCCCCCTGCCGCAGGGGATCGCGGTCGTGATCCTCTCCGCCGTGCTCACGCGCGGGCTGCACTGGGACGGATTGATGGACCTCGCCGACGCCTGGGGCTCGGGCGCACGCGGCGAGCGCTTTTTCGCGATCATGAAGGACAGCCGGGTCGGGGCCTTCGGGGTTCTTGGCTGCGTGGCCGCCTTTGCCACCCAGAGCGCTCTTCTGGCCGAGGTGCTGGCGGAAAACGCCTTCGGGGTCGCGGTCTTCGGCTTCGTGCTCGGCCGTTTCGCGGCCGTGGCCCTGGCCTGGCGGGGAAAAGCCCTGGCGCGGCCGGGACTGGGCGCGCTGGCTTTGTCAGGCGCGACCCCTGGGGCGCTGTGGTTTGCGGGGCTTTGCACCCTGGCTGCCGGGCTCGTCCTTTGCCCCGCGCCCGCGCTGTTCGCCGGGATCGCGCTTGCGGCCGTCTGCACGGCCGGGCTTTACGCCCTGGCGCGCGTTCAAGGCGCGCTGAACGGGGATTTCCTGGGCGCGGCCATCATCCTTTCGGAAACCGCGCTCTGGCTCGGCTACTGCCTCACAACCTGA
- a CDS encoding SAM hydrolase/SAM-dependent halogenase family protein: MSAQHAGRGLVVLLTDFGLADQYVGQMKGALARVSPDLCVIDLSHEVAPYNIVQGAYFLAASWRHFPERSVFMGIVDPGVGTPRRAVAVRAEKRWFVGPDNGLLTLVLAHDAPDTEAYLITGKAQGSSQTFHGRDVFAPVAARLALGEAPETLADHIRHEGLLRAQWSVPREAPGGIVAHVLHADRFGNCTLNLDIDTWWPKLRGRDGLALAHPRHEPLIACETYGVLPGGCVGLLPGSQGFLELAVNRGSARARLGLSPGSLARIVQAESQGLPTARKIPGDTI; encoded by the coding sequence GTGAGCGCCCAGCACGCCGGCCGGGGTCTCGTCGTCCTGCTCACGGACTTCGGCCTGGCCGACCAGTATGTGGGCCAGATGAAGGGGGCGCTCGCGCGCGTCTCGCCGGACCTCTGCGTAATCGACCTGAGCCACGAGGTCGCGCCCTACAACATCGTGCAGGGAGCATACTTCCTGGCCGCAAGCTGGCGGCATTTCCCGGAGCGCAGCGTGTTTATGGGTATCGTGGACCCAGGCGTGGGCACGCCGCGCCGCGCCGTGGCCGTGCGCGCGGAAAAGCGCTGGTTCGTGGGGCCGGACAACGGCCTGTTGACCCTCGTTCTGGCCCACGACGCGCCGGACACCGAGGCATATCTCATCACCGGCAAGGCCCAGGGCTCCTCACAGACCTTCCACGGCCGCGACGTTTTCGCCCCGGTGGCCGCGCGTCTCGCCCTGGGCGAGGCTCCCGAAACCCTGGCCGACCACATACGCCACGAGGGGCTTTTGCGCGCCCAATGGTCCGTTCCGCGCGAGGCCCCCGGCGGCATCGTGGCCCACGTGCTGCACGCCGACCGTTTCGGCAATTGCACCCTGAACCTGGACATCGATACATGGTGGCCCAAGCTTCGCGGCCGCGACGGTCTGGCCCTGGCCCATCCGCGCCACGAACCCTTGATCGCCTGCGAAACCTACGGCGTTCTGCCGGGGGGATGCGTCGGCCTTCTGCCAGGCAGCCAAGGCTTTCTGGAACTGGCCGTCAACCGCGGCTCGGCCAGGGCCCGGCTGGGGCTTTCCCCTGGCAGCCTCGCGCGTATCGTCCAGGCCGAGTCCCAAGGCCTGCCTACGGCCCGAAAAATTCCTGGAGACACGATATGA